A region of Nostoc sp. 'Peltigera membranacea cyanobiont' N6 DNA encodes the following proteins:
- a CDS encoding ABC transporter ATP-binding protein, with protein MTTMIWLESITKTYYLGEVSVPILKGIELSIEEGEYVSIMGASGSGKSTLMNILGCLDRPTTGDYIFEGRNLTTFDDDELAYIRNQRIGFVFQQFNLLARATALENVMLPMVYANLPKPKRRERALEALEKVGLQGRTSNRPSQLSGGQQQRVAIARALVNRPALVLADEPTGALDTETSHEVMNLLTELNNQGITIVIVTHEPDIAAQTNRIIRVQDGLIVG; from the coding sequence ATGACAACAATGATTTGGTTGGAATCTATTACTAAAACTTACTATTTAGGAGAAGTTAGTGTTCCAATCCTTAAGGGAATTGAACTCTCTATTGAGGAGGGGGAATATGTCTCGATTATGGGTGCGTCAGGTTCGGGAAAATCCACGCTCATGAATATTTTGGGATGTCTGGATCGTCCCACAACTGGAGACTATATCTTTGAAGGCAGAAACTTGACGACTTTTGATGATGATGAATTAGCGTATATCCGCAACCAAAGGATAGGTTTTGTTTTCCAACAATTTAACCTATTGGCGCGGGCGACAGCGCTGGAAAACGTCATGTTACCAATGGTTTACGCCAATTTACCCAAGCCAAAACGCCGTGAAAGGGCATTAGAAGCCCTAGAAAAAGTAGGATTACAGGGACGCACATCTAACCGTCCTAGTCAACTCTCTGGGGGACAACAACAACGAGTAGCGATCGCTCGCGCTTTGGTCAACCGACCTGCATTAGTTTTAGCAGATGAGCCAACAGGAGCTTTAGATACTGAAACTTCCCATGAGGTGATGAATTTGCTGACTGAACTTAATAACCAAGGGATCACGATTGTGATTGTCACTCATGAACCAGATATTGCTGCTCAAACCAACAGGATTATTCGAGTTCAGGATGGCTTGATTGTAGGCTAA